The Xyrauchen texanus isolate HMW12.3.18 chromosome 28, RBS_HiC_50CHRs, whole genome shotgun sequence genome has a segment encoding these proteins:
- the LOC127622345 gene encoding beta-sarcoglycan-like — protein sequence MASEQEISNAPVKKSMREKAIERRTANKEHNSNFKAGYVPIEEERLHKTGLRGRKGIIAIGIVILLFLFALINLIITLVIWTVIRIGPGGCESMEFHESGLLRFKQKADMGVVHPLHKSTVGGRKDQDLIITGNNNPVVFQQGNTKLSVEEDKTSIVSDLGISFTNPRTQKTFFSTDFDNHEFHLPKEVKVLNVKKASTERITSNASSDLTIKGDGKAIIRGNEGVYIMGKTVEFSVGGGIELKAENSIILNGSVMFSPSRIPNSSLGGDLYFNEGLERYKLCMCADGTLFRVQVKYSNMGCQTSDNPCGAAHL from the exons ATGGCGTCGGAGCAG GAAATCTCAAATGCGCCAGTGAAGAAGTCCATGAGGGAGAAAGCTATTGAGCGCAGGACAGCAAATAAAGAGCACAACAGTAATTTTAAGGCTGGATATGTTCCTATTGAGGAGGAGAGGCTCCACAAGACAGGACTGAGGGGTCGTAAGGGCATCATTGCCATCGGCATTGTCATCCTACTTTTTCTGTTTGCTCTCATTAACCTTATT ATAACCCTTGTGATATGGACGGTGATACGGATAGGTCCTGGAGGTTGCGAAAGTATGGAGTTTCATGAGAGTGGGCTGCTACGTTTCAAACAGAAAGCTGATATGGGAGTGGTCCACCCGCTGCACAAGAGCACGGTGGGCGGCAGGAAGGACCAGGACCTTATCATCACAGGCAACAATAACCCA GTGGTGTTCCAACAAGGCAACACAAAGCTGAGCGTAGAGGAAGACAAGACGTCTATCGTTAGCGACTTGGGCATCTCTTTCACTAACCCCCGCACCCAGAAAACTTTCTTCAGCACAGATTTTGACAACCATGAGTTCCACCTGCCCAAAGAGGTCAAAGTTCTCAACGTGAAGAAAGCTTCTACTGAGAGG ATCACCAGCAATGCATCCTCTGACCTCACTATTAAAGGAGATGGCAAAGCCATTATTCGTGGCAATGAGGGCGTGTACATCATGGGCAAAACTGTGGAGTTCAGCGTGGGTGGGGGCATTGAGCTGAAAGCC gaaaacagcaTTATTCTGAATGGCTCGGTGATGTTCAGTCCTTCACGTATACCAAACTCCTCTCTAGGGGGAGACCTGTACTTCAACGAGGGTCTGGAGAGGTATAAACTTTGCATGTGTGCAGATGGGACCCTGTTCAGAGTGCAGGTCAAATACTCCAACATGGGCTGCCAAACCTCCGATAACCCTTGTGGAGCAGCACACCTATAA